From the genome of Symbiobacterium terraclitae, one region includes:
- a CDS encoding nitroreductase family protein, with product MNAILQSLRDRKSVRAYDARPVEPEVKRAILEAALQAPTAGNMTLYTIIDVTDQRLKETLAVTCDDQPFIARAPLVLVFCADYSRWFAAFAADCPETRRPSHGDFLLACCDALIAAQNAVVAAEALGLGSVYIGDIMERYETHRELLGLPRYVVPVTMLCFGYPTEQQRRRQKPPRFRVEDIVCENRYQPRDIRRMVAARQGIEDEEELRRWFDVFRRRKWDSDFSSEMSRSVREMLADWTGE from the coding sequence GTGAACGCGATCCTGCAGTCCCTCCGCGACCGCAAGTCCGTGCGCGCCTACGATGCGCGGCCCGTCGAGCCGGAGGTGAAGCGGGCGATCCTGGAGGCGGCGCTCCAGGCCCCCACGGCCGGCAACATGACGCTCTACACGATCATCGACGTGACGGACCAGAGGCTGAAGGAGACGCTGGCGGTCACCTGCGACGACCAGCCCTTCATCGCCCGGGCGCCGCTGGTGCTGGTCTTCTGCGCGGACTACAGCCGCTGGTTCGCGGCGTTTGCGGCGGACTGCCCGGAGACGCGCCGGCCGTCTCACGGCGACTTCCTCCTGGCGTGCTGCGATGCGCTGATTGCCGCTCAGAACGCCGTGGTGGCCGCCGAGGCGCTGGGGCTGGGATCGGTCTACATCGGCGACATCATGGAGCGGTACGAGACGCATCGGGAGCTGCTGGGGCTGCCCAGGTACGTGGTGCCGGTTACGATGCTCTGCTTCGGGTACCCCACCGAGCAGCAGCGCCGGCGGCAGAAGCCGCCACGCTTCCGGGTGGAGGACATCGTCTGCGAGAACCGGTACCAGCCCCGGGACATCCGGCGGATGGTGGCGGCGCGGCAGGGCATCGAGGACGAGGAGGAACTCCGGCGGTGGTTCGACGTCTTCCGCCGGCGCAAGTGGGATTCCGACTTCAGCAGCGAGATGTCCCGCTCCGTGCGGGAGATGCTCGCGGACTGGACAGGCGAATAG
- a CDS encoding DUF47 domain-containing protein, translating to MAFSILPRDEQYFVLFQDAAQNMTESARALEDLVRNFTDVEEKADRIRALEARGDEITFQIISRLRRAFVTPFEREDIIAIGRAMDDVVDMIEASAARLASYAVERPTEGACAFAGMIVSASLEIEKIMAQLHRRKVDEIRLPKMAVNRVEAEADGLLRRLVAGLFTGGADPLTVIKWKEIYETLETVTDAQERLANLVEGIILKNA from the coding sequence TTGGCTTTCAGTATCCTGCCCCGCGACGAGCAGTACTTCGTGCTGTTCCAGGATGCGGCGCAGAACATGACGGAGAGCGCGCGGGCCCTCGAGGACCTGGTCCGGAACTTCACGGACGTGGAGGAGAAGGCGGACCGGATCCGGGCCCTGGAGGCACGCGGCGACGAGATCACGTTCCAGATCATCTCCCGGCTCCGGCGGGCGTTCGTCACGCCGTTCGAGCGGGAGGACATCATCGCCATCGGGCGGGCCATGGATGACGTGGTGGACATGATCGAGGCCTCGGCGGCACGCCTGGCCAGCTACGCCGTGGAGCGGCCCACGGAGGGCGCCTGCGCCTTCGCGGGCATGATCGTCTCCGCCTCGCTGGAGATCGAGAAGATCATGGCCCAGCTCCACCGCCGGAAGGTCGACGAGATCCGCCTGCCCAAGATGGCGGTGAACCGGGTCGAGGCCGAGGCGGACGGGCTGCTCAGGCGCCTCGTCGCTGGGCTGTTCACCGGCGGTGCGGACCCGCTGACGGTGATCAAGTGGAAAGAGATCTACGAGACGCTGGAGACGGTGACCGACGCCCAGGAGCGGCTCGCCAACCTGGTGGAGGGCATCATCCTGAAAAACGCCTGA